The nucleotide window GTAAAAGCTACAGTTATCATACACAACATATAAAACACATCATTAGGAAGTTGTTAGAACACTCTACAGTGAATGGTCAACTAATTAATCAAGTCTAAATcacaatttttggaaaattccatccGGCTGATGTCtgcaaaatattaaattccgCTTCACAACACGTGCTGATGATATACAATTGAAAACCATGCAGGACGCAGTCCGCGGTTATTCGTTATCCACTGAAAAGTACTCATCAATACCACCAGATCCGATTCAATATTACCAGCAGCACTTTAAGTTTCGATGGAGTCTATTTTGCTTTTCTGAAGTGATAGCCCAACGACGTGAATTCACATCGTCAATAGTCCAAACACCTACATGTAAGCTACGGTGGCAACTGATATACGATCATGACTCAAATTTGAATTCCAATGATTCCGTGACACTTTTTCTCACTGTTGTGAGCTTAACCTCCATCAGTAACATGACACTACGTGCTCAACTGTGTATTCCTGATTGTCCTGAGACGTATTTTACCACATGCACATATTCAAGTAACTCGCCCAATGCAGAGTTCAAGAATGTTTCACGATCAGCTGTGCTGTCGGTATCTGACGATAAACCGGTTGATATCTTTATACAAATTGATATACCGGGAGACATAGACTGGTATCCCCTTGAAAGAGACTCTCCGCATGAAGAATCGAGCGGTCGATTGACTCAACATTTCTATCAGCTTTTCAAAGAATCAAAGCTTAGTGATGTTTCTGTCATTGCTGGggtcaaaatatttcgagcacACAAGATCGTCCTGGCGGCTCGTAGTTCAGTTTTCTCCGCCATGTTCGAGGATGAAGAGACAGAAGAAGATATGGAAAATGAAGTGATCATTAAGAACATGGAACCAGAAGTTGTGCAGGCcatgttggaatttttttatagtgaCAAGGTGGAGAATTTGAAGGTAGAACTGGCTTATGAATTACTGGAGGCAGCCAACAAATACGATGTTGAAGACCTGGCGAATGTGTGCGTAAAATTTCTCGACGAAAATATTAATACGGAAAATGCTGCTAAGATTTTCTTTTATGGTGATCTTTATCATTCGGAAAAACTGAAACAACGAGCTTTCGATTTCATAGCCAAGCATCTGTCTGAGGTAGTTGAGTCTCAGGGCTATAAGGAAATGGAGGAAGAGGATCCTCGATTGGCGGTGAAATTGCTACGTACAATAGTTGTTCTGTTGAAGTCAAAATAATATGAATATGTGGTCCGAAAAATCAAGGAATTGCTCTCTTGAGACAACATTTATACCGACGAAACAATATTTCATATATTTACAACTACTGCGATGAATAGATCAgtatattttgataaaaaacaccaaatatttttctacagaAAACTGTGTCAAGGAATATTTGTATTCTATTGCTGATGGAAACATCAAATATTAGTCTTTTAGTTAtcgtaaataataaaactctCGTGGTCATTTTGGAAGgacaaaaacaattaaatattgataaGCAAGCAAGAGAATCTTGAGAAGTTAAGCTATTGTTCTACAGAAGTTctgaaaaaaactaaaaatgggatgaaaaatattcatttccattGACTCCATCCATAATATCCATTGATATATATTATCATATGTTGATTcccattatatattatatattgatatatattatatattgatATATTGATTTCCATTGATATATATTATTGTATatgttaaataaattcaataatactTCGATAATATAcctaattttaattcaatttgttATCCCATCGTAGTGAAAGTTTCAGTCTAAACTAAACAATTAAACTCGAatgttttccatttatttttccactacAATTAAATTCCTGAATTAATCGACCAGAACATTGCTAAACTAAAATAATCATGTAAATGGGGGTCATCAAGCAAAACCAGTAGCACTTCCTGTCTCATTTAATTATCGAAATTACCCATTGCATTTCTACTTCAATCCTGTTGATCGATTCAGGTCACATCGAGTCAGTTCTGCGCATCGAGAAATTATTCACGTTAGTAAATTCCTCAGTGTGATTTACATTTATACATTTCCAACAATGTACTCGAAGAAAAGTCTCCTAATCTTCAAATTCACCCATATGATTTCCTTCATACTGGGCCTAGCCCCCTACAGCGTCGAGATTTTGCCTCGATTGTCAAAAAAGTCGGGAGTCAGCTTCAGAATCATATACTCCAGACTGGGATGTGCATACAATATTTTATTGGCCCTCATATTTGTCGGAATAACTGTCATTGTCAGACCATATTTGATCGATTATCAATATCCTAATGACTCAGTTCTCACGATGATTGTAGCCACAGTGACAACActtggaaatatattttcaataattttgattgtttATTACACTCACTATCAACAACACAGTGTTGATATCTCAAAACAGCTCAGcaaatttgatgaaatatttACGAGTGAATTTGGCAATACATTTGACAAtgagaagacaaatcgatttaCAAACATCGACACTTGGTTaccaattttcttaatttcatTCTTGTGGTGTGGAGCTATCACTACCTCAACGTACATTCAACAATCACGAACGAGTATTGCAAATATATTTTCTGTTCTAATTATGACATCAGTTGTTATGCAATATGGCTCCGTTGTCGACAGTTTAAGACGAAGATTAAAGAATCTGAATGAACTTCTTCCATCGATTTTTAAATGTCCAATTTCAAATATCGAGAGTGTTCATCTTGTCAGGATTGCGGCAAACAATCGTTTGGTTAATCATAATTTtacaatgtttaaaaaattgcggaaTAAACTGTACAAAATTTCTTGTCTCGTCGccgatttttattcatttccaaCTTTATTGACAGTGGTGCATAGTTTTTGTGCGAGCATTACTactttttacttttttattaTCAGCATTGTACAAGAAAAGGGAATGACGGTGAATGCTTTTTATCTTAATGTTATATTCTGGTTTTTCCTGTGCATTTATCCTACTATCAGATTAAGTAGGAGTGTGAGGATATTTAATAAAGAGGTATgcttaatttataaaatttattgtgtTTCAAATATAGAAATTATTCTGTATTCATTGTATAGAATATGTTCTATGTACTCTACAGAATATATTCTGTATATATTCTATATATTCTATAGAATCTATTCTGTATATATTCTATGTATTCTACAGAATATATTCTATATATTGCCTCCCCAAAAACTTTAACAAATTTGCTAACCGGTGGAATTATCGTAGATGCACAAAACAGCTGATATTATTTACGATGTTATGGAAATGTATGCACCCAACGGGGAAATAGAATATCAGGTACAGAATCCTTTTCCCCAAGTACTACTAGAATTAAGTGATCttgtcattttttatattacagTTGAACAATTTCGCGGTCGAACAAATACACAAGAAAGTTGAATTCACAGCGTGCGGATTCTTCTCCTTGGATTGTACACTTCTGCAATcagtgagaaatatttttaattaatttttcagcaCTCACGCAATGTTGCTTTCTCTTTCTGGGAAGATCCTGATAGTTTCGATTTTCATTCTGATATTTTAACGAGCTCGGAAAAATTCACGAGCTAGGGCTCGAAATTCTGCTGGTTATTACAAGAATTTTCCtcgaatttaaattttaaattgaattaattattttttactgaaggAAAAGTCAATAGAAATTAGCGTACTGTTTGGTAATCGGATTATCTTGTTTAGTGATAGTTTTGAAGACGTTCGAGAAAAGTCGGTCAACtgttagataattttttctaaatggtcaaataaattttaacaaaTAGTCGACGAATGGCCAAAAAATACAACAGTATTAGCAAACGGTACcgtaatttctactgaattcGTTTGTCTATCCGTGTAATTAGGTAATAAACAATTTCATGGCTAAGACAAACTGTTCTAAAGGTTTTCGTTAAATAGCGTTAAAGTGCTGATGAGTTAAGAATCGAATAATTCCTATCGTTTGTTATTAACGACCGATTCATTCATTCTTGACAGATGTTTGGGGCCTTTGTGACATATTTACTGATTATATTGCAGTTCAAGCCAAAGGACGTTATGCAAAATTAGACTTTtaacatgaaaataaaattgtaatatCACCAGAcaatgaattttctcattccatAATAAAAACTCGACGCATAATGTCatgaatcgataattaatttcttaaGTCATCGGGGAATTCCGTGAGGCCATCAACATAATGACTAATTCACTTACTTTCTGGAGCAATTGTAATTGAGTTGTAATGTAATATACGATTTGTATGTTTCTACCTTATTGTATTAATATATTGGATCTTCTtgaccttgaaaaaaattgtgaggtATAAGTGTACAGTTGAATTTTGTCACCCAGAAGTGACACTATCGTGACATTATGCCACAAAAAAGCGTAATTTTGAATGTCTATTCCATCTAATTTTGGTTATAAACAGTCTACGCTAATTAAGGTCATGAAAAActttctgaaataaaaaaattaactgaaaaTAATCTGTTGTCACTGATTTTCGTGTGAGTACCGATCAcacgaaatatactattttaccatcagttatttaaaaaatgttttacttGGAATTTATCCGTAAACTGATGTGAGCAATAAACATGTCATCTTGTCAACTAATTACTGGGAGGGGCAAAGAGGGTTGGGACTTTGGGAGTCAATCCTCACAATCCTCTCTGATTGTGAGGGCAAAGAGGATCTTTAGTCAATCCTCATTGGATCTCACCTCACCctctggaaaataaaaatcaatccaATAGTCGGGTACTGCACTTGTATGATACGCCCCTGCCGGTATAATTATAACCTAGAAACCCTTACTTTTCGAgaaatcatttaattattcgatCAATCATAGACAGGTCTGCTATTCTCACGCACGAGATGAGAAACTCGAATGTCtcaatgataaaataatatattgaCAAATGTAAATAAGTAAAATTGTTGGCTGATAACATAGCAGTTGATTCAGTCTCGGCGTTCGGGAGCTCGGACTCGAGCCAGTATTGGACAGTGCGGAGCcggaagacaatttttctccgtaaaataaataattgtagaaatattttttaatataactaGTGCTATGGACCGATTATTAGCAGTGAAATTACTCACCAGGTGGGTTATATCTATCaatcattttatatttttgctcTTTGTGCACTCTTGTAATTTTTAACCTCAATTTTTGTTTACATACCTTGAAACATTgttagaaatttaatttaaattagttTTTCGGTATTAAATGATGATGAATCTGTACAGAATCAGAATCCGTtacgattttt belongs to Diachasmimorpha longicaudata isolate KC_UGA_2023 chromosome 10, iyDiaLong2, whole genome shotgun sequence and includes:
- the LOC135166718 gene encoding putative gustatory receptor 28a isoform X1, with product MYSKKSLLIFKFTHMISFILGLAPYSVEILPRLSKKSGVSFRIIYSRLGCAYNILLALIFVGITVIVRPYLIDYQYPNDSVLTMIVATVTTLGNIFSIILIVYYTHYQQHSVDISKQLSKFDEIFTSEFGNTFDNEKTNRFTNIDTWLPIFLISFLWCGAITTSTYIQQSRTSIANIFSVLIMTSVVMQYGSVVDSLRRRLKNLNELLPSIFKCPISNIESVHLVRIAANNRLVNHNFTMFKKLRNKLYKISCLVADFYSFPTLLTVVHSFCASITTFYFFIISIVQEKGMTVNAFYLNVIFWFFLCIYPTIRLSRSVRIFNKEMHKTADIIYDVMEMYAPNGEIEYQLNNFAVEQIHKKVEFTACGFFSLDCTLLQSMFGAFVTYLLIILQFKPKDVMQN
- the LOC135166718 gene encoding putative gustatory receptor 28a isoform X2, which gives rise to MYSKKSLLIFKFTHMISFILGLAPYSVEILPRLSKKSGVSFRIIYSRLGCAYNILLALIFVGITVIVRPYLIDYQYPNDSVLTMIVATVTTLGNIFSIILIVYYTHYQQHSVDISKQLSKFDEIFTSEFGNTFDNEKTNRFTNIDTWLPIFLISFLWCGAITTSTYIQQSRTSIANIFSVLIMTSVVMQYGSVVDSLRRRLKNLNELLPSIFKCPISNIESVHLVRIAANNRLVNHNFTMFKKLRNKLYKISCLVADFYSFPTLLTVVHSFCASITTFYFFIISIVQEKGMTVNAFYLNVIFWFFLCIYPTIRLSRSVRIFNKELNNFAVEQIHKKVEFTACGFFSLDCTLLQSMFGAFVTYLLIILQFKPKDVMQN
- the LOC135166719 gene encoding TD and POZ domain-containing protein 4-like, with translation MQDAVRGYSLSTEKYSSIPPDPIQYYQQHFKFRWSLFCFSEVIAQRREFTSSIVQTPTCKLRWQLIYDHDSNLNSNDSVTLFLTVVSLTSISNMTLRAQLCIPDCPETYFTTCTYSSNSPNAEFKNVSRSAVLSVSDDKPVDIFIQIDIPGDIDWYPLERDSPHEESSGRLTQHFYQLFKESKLSDVSVIAGVKIFRAHKIVLAARSSVFSAMFEDEETEEDMENEVIIKNMEPEVVQAMLEFFYSDKVENLKVELAYELLEAANKYDVEDLANVCVKFLDENINTENAAKIFFYGDLYHSEKLKQRAFDFIAKHLSEVVESQGYKEMEEEDPRLAVKLLRTIVVLLKSK